In Fusarium falciforme chromosome 9, complete sequence, the following are encoded in one genomic region:
- a CDS encoding HET domain-containing protein, with the protein MQLTQPDHDHSLEAEDAVVAAGEWLVSLCGRDDSFDTTRALTQLEQAKFDEFFTLHGNSPVFKPYHVEAVRKCLRKRWKPDYQLARSLLDKDDTGLLFAEEIDILQVAIRVARIEPDWLGCSPKESCPELIEMVKLLISHGASPSCLDDDGNSALSHACILGYPELFHFLISAGALLSTMHPRRLPEQLGKPDNSPNQQDNKVNLLQVILDALISPQNIVDMTWVGYPPGVNYDRPLWELDLDGTWGGIILHLLKAGLSYAKDDPGLIMLLHIACYEGELEYIEQLLGFGIATNVGGPRMVDGGQGQGSSFGTALHAAAANIQLSSAKILMAHGESPRTRAPCVSKFDRTAEDMTPAEIALSLSRYDDHDVEALFTFLEGLMQHEQGLDDSDHEKILLFCVRRNYIDFVTSLLQRGVQPQKVPANVGSAQMAQLLISHGASIDAAAVQRKALSKGKLSLLRWCVDEYGPQLVSDSETWGNMGYRMLNYGLMYLENIKYMASEYPGSQIDAVLSANLSLGDEDSKPTPTSWLHMAALQDNVWALEMLLKAGADPTCPGLTVDVPTAIRQSRQYKYRNIPDRLKVIQMLESYNCKDGDWSLPSYTEIKVLLVDTIASQKLVWEERVEDLVESQQALPFAPTRQNQASVSTASVAAPSSEFAYRPLHNKSAIRLLELLPSDNRTETLLGRLIESDLTLQPDYEAVSYVWGDTSVNECIMLDEQPVSITANLHSALVHIRHASDVRTLWVDALCIDQSTHAERNQQVTIMGDIYKSARQVLVWLGEAANDSHLVFEYLQDETNNTFPNFRKPPARYLQAWKALVRRPWFFRTWVIQEVALSRKAIIMCGENSAPWMDLGSGHRADISGGALGLSRVSSAPGFKADHPFEGFDADSHVWRLRMLKPGSHPAEVIQYSRACQSSEVRDRVYGLLGLFDPGFMAVDYDLPVEDIFRQFTEAAIQRTGDLGILKWFGHGPRSKSLPSWVPDFTDTVTVGTLPQRHWYPSYREGGKGDYDYRTADGTRSSVSPRDLTDKVLPGLAFRPGGVLAVKGKIIDTVRAIGPELSAGTAFAPGTESFARIMKEWESLAATLTTEWNLSLASSVSTAFAATISAAQPPELRSVDVGFVQWYRHNGSGVLEAADPTMFLREHEFYLWWLGVGKEEGEEDYHLGYEFNEFADKMELACYGRRFFTTEKGNMGLAGPRARVGDRIVYLPGGDQAFVLRRRDDGTGWTMAHDCYLYGLDPYALFEDEEHLVEEFLIH; encoded by the coding sequence ATGCAGCTCACACAACCTGATCACGACCACTCCCTCGAAGCCGAGGACGCGGTGGTGGCTGCAGGAGAATGGCTCGTGAGCCTGTGCGGCAGAGATGATAGCTTTGACACCACCCGGGCCTTGACACAGCTTGAACAGGCAAAATTTGACGAATTCTTCACCCTGCACGGAAATTCGCCAGTTTTTAAGCCTTATCACGTTGAAGCGGTACGAAAATGTCTGAGAAAAAGGTGGAAGCCCGACTATCAACTTGCGCGTTCGCTTCTGGACAAGGACGACACTGGTCTTCTCTTCGCGGAAGAGATTGATATCTTGCAGGTCGCCATCCGGGTGGCTCGAATAGAGCCTGACTGGCTTGGCTGCTCCCCCAAAGAGTCCTGTCCTGAGCTCATTGAAATGGTGAAGCTGCTGATCAGCCATGGCGCGTCGCCCAGCTGCCTGGACGATGATGGGAACTCGGCTTTGTCCCATGCCTGCATTCTAGGGTATCCTGAGCTGTTTCACTTCCTTATTTCTGCTGGAGCACTGCTGTCGACTATGCACCCAAGAAGACTCCCTGAGCAGCTCGGGAAACCAGACAATTCGCCGAACCAACAAGATAACAAGGTCAATCTACTTCAGGTGATCCTTGACGCCCTCATCTCTCCCCAAAATATTGTCGACATGACTTGGGTTGGCTATCCGCCTGGAGTAAACTATGATCGGCCATTGTGGGAACTCGACCTTGACGGCACTTGGGGTGGGATCATTCTTCATCTTTTGAAAGCCGGGCTTTCGTATGCCAAGGACGATCCTGGGCTCATCATGCTTCTACATATTGCCTGCTATGAGGGTGAACTGGAATACATCGAGCAGCTTCTAGGTTTTGGCATCGCCACCAACGTCGGAGGCCCCAGGATGGTGGACGgtggacaaggacaaggcagCTCATTCGGGACAGCTTTACATGCTGCGGCCGCTAACATCCAGCTCTCTTCCGCCAAGATATTGATGGCGCACGGTGAAAGTCCACGTACGCGTGCGCCGTGCGTCTCCAAGTTCGACAGGACAGCCGAAGACATGACCCCAGCCGAGATCGCCCTGTCGTTGTCACGATATGATGACCATGATGTGGAGGCGCTTTTCACATTCTTGGAGGGCCTGATGCAGCATGAACAGGGACTTGATGATTCGGATCATGAAAAGATCCTGCTATTCTGTGTCAGAAGAAACTACATCGACTTTGTGACAAGTCTCCTTCAGCGTGGGGTTCAGCCACAGAAAGTACCCGCCAATGTCGGGAGCGCCCAAATGGCACAGCTCCTAATCTCTCATGGAGCCTCCATTGACGCTGCAGCGGTGCAAAGGAAGGCCTTGAGTAAGGGGAAGTTATCGTTGTTGCGATGGTGCGTCGACGAGTATGGCCCGCAACTCGTATCAGATTCAGAGACCTGGGGCAACATGGGATATCGCATGCTCAATTATGGCCTTATGTACTTGGAAAACATCAAATACATGGCCTCGGAGTATCCTGGCTCTCAAATAGATGCAGTACTTTCTGCCAATCTGTCGCTTGGAGACGAGGATTCAAAACCCACCCCAACAAGCTGGCTGCATATGGCCGCCCTCCAAGACAACGTTTGGGCATTAGAGATGCTGCTCAAGGCCGGTGCTGATCCGACATGCCCAGGCCTTACAGTTGACGTACCAACAGCAATACGTCAGAGCAGACAGTACAAGTACCGGAATATTCCTGACAGACTCAAGGTGATTCAGATGCTGGAAAGCTACAACTGCAAGGATGGAGATTGGTCATTGCCCTCTTACACGGAGATCAAGGTACTCCTGGTTGACACTATCGCGAGCCAAAAGCTTGTCTGGGAAGAACGTGTGGAGGATCTGGTCGAGTCTCAACAGGCGCTCCCTTTTGCACCGACACGGCAGAACCAAGCATCAGTGTCAACGGCTTCTGTGGCGGCCCCCTCCTCGGAATTCGCGTATCGTCCATTACACAACAAGAGTGCCATCCGACTCTTGGAGTTGCTTCCCTCAGACAATCGGACAGAGACTCTGCTGGGCCGTCTGATCGAGAGCGATCTCACTCTCCAGCCTGATTACGAGGCAGTGTCCTACGTCTGGGGAGACACCAGCGTCAACGAATGCATTATGCTAGACGAACAACCCGTCTCTATCACGGCCAATCTCCATTCAGCACTCGTACATATCCGTCACGCAAGCGATGTTAGAACACTCTGGGTCGATGCCCTTTGCATTGATCAGTCTACTCATGCTGAACGCAACCAGCAAGTGACGATCATGGGAGACATCTACAAATCCGCACGCCAAGTCTTGGTCTGGTTGGGCGAAGCTGCCAATGATTCCCATCTGGTATTTGAATATCTCCAAGATGAGACGAACAACACTTTCCCCAACTTCCGAAAACCGCCAGCACGATACCTTCAAGCGTGGAAGGCTTTGGTTAGGCGGCCTTGGTTCTTCCGCACTTGGGTTATCCAAGAAGTGGCTCTTAGTCGCAAAGCCATCATCATGTGTGGAGAGAACTCGGCGCCCTGGATGGACTTGGGATCGGGCCATCGTGCTGATATCTCTGGCGGAGCTTTAGGGCTTTCCCGCGTTTCAAGCGCACCAGGCTTCAAGGCAGATCATCCCTTTGAAGGGTTTGATGCCGATAGCCACGTCTGGAGACTCCGTATGCTGAAACCTGGGAGCCACCCCGCAGAAGTGATTCAGTACAGCCGTGCATGTCAGTCGAGCGAGGTTAGGGATAGGGTGTACGGTCTCCTCGGCCTGTTTGATCCTGGCTTCATGGCTGTGGACTATGACTTGCCAGTCGAGGACATATTCCGCCAGTTCACCGAAGCCGCGATTCAACGGACGGGCGACCTTGGCATCTTGAAGTGGTTCGGTCATGGACCTCGCTCCAAGTCTTTACCTTCCTGGGTTCCTGACTTTACCGATACTGTAACGGTAGGGACCCTTCCACAGCGCCACTGGTACCCTTCTTACCGTGAAGGAGGCAAAGGCGACTATGACTATCGCACAGCAGACGGGACACGGTCCAGTGTTAGTCCCCGCGACTTGACAGACAAGGTCCTCCCGGGACTAGCCTTCCGTCCAGGTGGCGTGCTCGCTGTCAAGGGAAAGATCATTGACACGGTCCGCGCCATCGGCCCTGAGCTTTCAGCCGGCACGGCGTTTGCACCTGGAACAGAGTCTTTTGCTCGCATCATGAAGGAATGGGAATCCCTAGCCGCAACTCTCACCACTGAATGGAACCTCTCACTTGCGTCATCTGTGTCTACAGCCTTCGCAGCCACGATTTCAGCCGCTCAACCGCCAGAGCTGCGAAGCGTGGATGTTGGATTTGTCCAGTGGTACCGTCACAACGGGTCAGGCGTactcgaggctgcagaccCAACCATGTTCCTACGAGAGCACGAATTCTATCTCTGGTGGCTAGGTGTCGGAAAGGAggaaggtgaagaagattATCACTTGGGTTATGAGTTCAATGAGTTTGCCGACAAGATGGAGCTTGCCTGTTACGGTCGACGCTTCTTTACCACTGAAAAGGGGAATATGGGATTGGCTGGTCCCCGAGCCCGTGTGGGTGATCGTATCGTCTACCTTCCGGGGGGAGATCAGGCCTTTGTGTTACGCCGACGGGATGATGGGACTGGATGGACCATGGCACATGACTGTTACTTGTATGGGTTAGATCCTTACGCGTTgtttgaggacgaggagcatCTTGTGGAGGAGTTTTTGATTCACTAA
- a CDS encoding MFS domain-containing protein, whose protein sequence is MAPASLTVHFESQDATSEEGKKAGARRSLVGLDYSPLPRITGRSLLLALFVSMGGLLFGYDTGQISGFLEMPDFLDRFGQTNSKGEHVFSTVRSGLIVALLSIGTLIGALIAAPIADRIGRKYSISFWSLIISVGFIIQISSNRDWVQIMMGRFVAGLGVGALSLLVPMFQAECSPPWIRGAMVCTYQLFITFGIFLAACFNYATVTHQRNSSASWRIVIGIGWVFTLTLGLGILLFPETPRFDYRRGHVDRARETLCRIYGATPNHWSIHTQMEEIESKLQAEKAIKEKTNPVSEFIAMFKAPRMAYRIFIGVSLQMFQQLTGANYFFYYGTTIFQSVSISSYKTQIILNTINFVVTFIGLYLVEHYGRRKSLIAGSIWMFISFLIFASVGHFALDRTTPQNTQSAGIAMIVMACLFILGFATTWGPMIWTIMAEIFPSRYRAKGMALSTASNWLWNFLLAFFTPFITKDIDFRYGYVFAGCNILGGLLVYFFVIEGQGRTLEEIDTMYLEHVSPMKSSKWQPPPPEEMSRIRKQAGTDLEAAAAVSEDDTLQRNSGFTNEDGHATRAAKKEELPGASHKEGM, encoded by the exons ATGGCACCGGCTTCCCTCACTGTTCACTTTGAAAGCCAAGATGCAACTTCTgaagagggcaaaaaggcgGGTGCCCGTCGCTCGCTAGTCGGGCTCGACTACTCGCCTTTGCCTCGCATCACCGGGAGAtctctgctgctggccttgttTGTTTCTATGGGCGGACTCTT GTTTGGTTATGATACTGGTCAGATCTCTGGCTTCCTTGAGATGCCTGATTTCCTTGATCGCTTCGGCCAGACGAATAGCAAAGGCGAGCATGTCTTTAGTACTGTTCGTTCCGGCCTCATCGTTGCCCTTCTTTCAATTGGAACGCTCATTGGCGCATTGATCGCTGCCCCGATTGCGGATCGTATTGGTCGCAAGTATAGTATCTCTTTCTGGAGCCTCATTATCAGCGTCGGCTTCATTATTCAAATTTCTTCAAATCGTGATTGGGTTCAAATCATGATGGGAAGATTTGTCGCTGGACTTGGTGTGGGTGCTCTCTCACTGCTGGTTCCCATGTTCCAGGCTGAGTGCTC CCCTCCTTGGATCCGTGGTGCCATGGTTTGCACGTACCAATTGTTCATCACATT TGGCATTTTCTTGGCTGCCTGCTTCAATTACGCCACAGTCACCCACCAAAGAAACAGCTCTGCTTCGTGGAGAATCGTCATTGGCATCGGTTGGGTCTTTACCTTGACACTAGGCCTCGGAATCTTACTCTTCCCCGAGACTCCTCGATTTGATTACAGACGTGGCCATGTCGACCGCGCTCGTGAGACCCTCTGCAGGATCTATGGCGCCACACCGAATCATTGGTCCATTCACACTCAaatggaggagattgagtcCAAGTTACAGGCTGAAAAGGCAATCAAGGAAAAGACCAACCCCGTCTCCGAGTTCATCGCCATGTTCAAGGCGCCACGAATGGCCTACCGCATCTTCATCGGTGTCTCGCTTCAAATGTTTCAACAACTCACTGGAG CCAACTACTTCTTCTACTACGGCACCACCATCTTTCAATCTGTCAGCATCAGCAGCTATAAGACTCAGATcattctcaacaccatcaacttTGTTGTTACCTTCATCGGTCTATACCTTGTCGAGCATTACGGTCGCCGCAAGTCTCTGATTGCTGGCAGCATCTGGATGTTCATCTCGTTCCTCATCTTTGCCTCGGTTGGTCACTTTGCCTTGGATCGAACGACACCGCAGAATACACAAAGTGCAGGAATTGCCATGATTGTCATGGCCTGCCTCTTTATCCTCGGGTTCGCAACCACTTGGGGACCCATGATTTGGACCATCATGGCTGAAATCTTCCCTTCACGTTACCGTGCAAAGGGAATGGCCTTGTCGACTGCCAGTAACTGGCTTTGGAATTTTCTTCTGGCCTTCTTCACCCCATTCATTACAAAGGATATTGATTTCCGTTACGGTTACGTCTTTGCAGGCTGCAATATTCTTGGTGGCTTGTTGGTCTACTTCTTTGTCATTGAAGGCCAGGGCCGCACACTCGAGGAGATCGACACCATGTACCTTGAGCACGTCAGCCCCATGAAGAGTTCCAAGTGGCAGCCACCTCCTCCCGAAGAAATGTCCAGAATCCGCAAGCAGGCTGGTACCGACCTTGAGGCAGCGGCTGCTGTGAGTGAGGATGACACGCTGCAGAGGAACTCGGGCTTTACGAACGAAGACGGCCATGCTACTCGTgcggccaagaaggaagagcTCCCAGGAGCAAGTCACAAGGAGGGTATGTAA
- a CDS encoding MARVEL domain-containing protein, producing MAYEQSGSAHKVLSIILRMGQICCAAIVLGILARFSYLLTIQQVHEDGRLVYAMVVAGMSIVYSFLLCPPFRNLFLSFPCDFVLFVMWLVAYCLLQTKSTTNSCSSTWYRTYWGYYWGSYWRVGRPGVVNVGRAGCSQWRTVLAFSFIAWFAYLLSGILGIYVFHKYIKVKETATEFKHQAKKHLGRDSQENDYGRPVNEPNVAAVQPPVTQVSQV from the exons ATGGCATATGAACAATCCGGATCAGCCCACAAAGTCTTGTCGATTATTCTACGAATGGGGCAAATTTGCTGCGCTGCCATTgtcctcggcatccttgCGCGATTCAGCTATCTTCTCACTATCCAGCAGGTGCATGAGGATGGCCGCCTCGTCTACGCAATGGTGGTTGCTGGCATGTCCATCGTCTATTCATTCCTCCTATGCCCACCTTTCAGAAACTTGTTTCTGAGCTTCCCATGTGACTTTGTGCTGTTCGTTATGTGGCTCGTGGCGTATTGCCTGCTTCAGACA AAATCGACCACTAACTCATGCTCCTCTACGTGGTATCGTACCTACTGGGGCTACTACTGGGGCAGTTACTGGCGTGTTGGCCGCCCTGGAGTCGTCAACGTCGGCAGAGCGGGATGTTCACAATGGAGGACAGTCCTGGCATTCTCGTTCATTGCTTGGTTTGCCTACCTGCTCAGTGGGATTTTG GGAATCTACGTCTTCCACAAGTACATCAAAGTCAAGGAGACAGCCACCGAGTTCAAACACCAGGCCAAGAAACACTTGGG CCGCGATTCCCAGGAAAACGACTACGGAAGACCGGTCAACGAGCCGAATGTGGCTGCAGTCCAACCGCCTGTCACGCAGGTGTCTCAGGTCTAG